A stretch of the Vagococcus xieshaowenii genome encodes the following:
- the ybaK gene encoding Cys-tRNA(Pro) deacylase: MKKKKVTKTNALRTLDQQNINYEERAFDIEEYAHMSAVDVARQLGTPLELIYKTLVVVGNKTGPIVAVIPSNQTVDFKKLAKVSGNKKVELLHLKELESTTGYIRGGCSPIGMKKQFPTYIEEAADSLAYFYLSAGKRGLQMKVNPHDVQQLISATFASITE, translated from the coding sequence GTGAAAAAGAAAAAAGTAACGAAAACCAATGCATTACGCACACTTGATCAACAGAATATTAATTACGAAGAACGTGCCTTTGATATTGAAGAGTATGCACATATGAGTGCTGTAGATGTCGCACGCCAGTTAGGGACACCGCTTGAATTAATTTATAAGACATTAGTCGTTGTCGGTAACAAAACAGGACCAATTGTCGCTGTTATACCGAGTAATCAAACGGTGGATTTTAAAAAATTAGCTAAAGTGAGTGGAAATAAAAAGGTTGAGCTACTTCATTTAAAAGAGTTAGAAAGTACAACGGGGTATATTCGTGGAGGCTGTTCACCAATTGGAATGAAAAAACAGTTTCCAACCTATATTGAAGAAGCTGCGGATAGTTTAGCGTATTTTTATCTATCAGCCGGCAAGCGAGGTTTGCAGATGAAAGTTAATCCTCATGATGTCCAACAATTGATTAGCGCAACATTTGCATCCATCACTGAATAG